In Microbacterium binotii, one DNA window encodes the following:
- a CDS encoding DNA gyrase/topoisomerase IV subunit B: protein MTAEYSAHHLQVLEGLEAVRKRPGMYIGSTDSRGLMHCLWEIIDNSVDEALAGHGSRIDILLHADGSVEVRDRARGIPVDVEPRTGLTGVEVVFTKLHAGGKFGGGSYAASGGLHGVGASVVNALSERLDVEVDRGGKTYAMSFHRGEPGTFAGDSPDAPFTPYRRSSELRVVGKAPRGVTGTRIRYWADRQIFTKDATFGLDELVQRVRQTAFLVPGLEIVVDDQRGEERVETSYRFDGGISEFADFLAPDAPITDTWRLTGEGTFTETVPVLQPSGAMVPTELERSCEVDVALRWGTGYDTTMRSFVNIIATPKGGTHQAGFEAGLMKVVRSQVEQNARRLKVGNDKLEKDDILAGLTVVLTVRLPEPQFEGQTKEILGTPAVRQIVANVVSRELTAKFTSTKRDDKNQTAQLLEKVVSEMKARISARTHKETQRRKSALESSSLPAKLADCRTNEVADSELFIVEGDSALGTAKLARNSEYQALLPIRGKILNVQKASISDMLSNAECAAIIQVIGAGSGRSFDIDAARYGKVILMSDADVDGAHIRTLLLTLFFRYMRPLVEAGRVYAAVPPLHRVVVMNPGTKPNETIYTYSEKELHALLAKLQKAGKRWQEPVQRYKGLGEMDADQLATTTMDRAGRMLRRVTVEDANAATRANESFELLMGNEVAPRRDFIVTSSDRLSRESIDA, encoded by the coding sequence GTGACCGCCGAGTACTCCGCCCACCACCTGCAGGTCCTCGAAGGACTCGAGGCCGTCCGCAAGCGCCCGGGCATGTACATCGGCTCCACCGACTCCCGCGGACTCATGCACTGTCTGTGGGAGATCATCGACAACTCCGTCGACGAGGCCCTCGCCGGGCACGGTTCGCGCATCGACATCCTGCTCCACGCCGACGGCAGCGTCGAGGTGCGGGACCGCGCGCGCGGCATCCCCGTCGACGTCGAGCCGCGCACCGGACTCACCGGCGTCGAGGTCGTCTTCACGAAGCTCCACGCCGGCGGTAAGTTCGGCGGCGGCTCCTATGCCGCATCCGGTGGTCTGCACGGTGTCGGCGCCTCGGTCGTGAACGCGCTTTCGGAGCGTCTGGACGTCGAGGTCGACCGCGGCGGCAAGACCTACGCCATGTCGTTCCACCGCGGGGAGCCCGGCACGTTCGCCGGCGATTCGCCCGACGCGCCGTTCACGCCCTACCGGCGCTCATCCGAGCTGCGCGTCGTGGGCAAGGCGCCGCGCGGCGTGACGGGAACCCGCATCCGCTACTGGGCGGACCGGCAGATCTTCACGAAAGACGCGACGTTCGGACTCGACGAGCTCGTGCAGCGCGTACGCCAGACGGCGTTCCTCGTGCCCGGGCTGGAGATCGTGGTCGACGACCAGCGCGGCGAGGAGCGGGTGGAGACGAGCTACCGCTTCGACGGCGGCATCTCCGAATTCGCCGACTTCCTGGCGCCCGATGCGCCGATCACCGACACCTGGCGGCTGACCGGTGAGGGCACGTTCACCGAGACGGTTCCCGTGCTGCAGCCGTCGGGCGCGATGGTGCCGACCGAGCTCGAGCGCTCCTGCGAGGTCGATGTCGCGCTGCGCTGGGGAACCGGTTACGACACGACCATGCGCTCGTTCGTGAACATCATCGCCACCCCGAAGGGTGGAACGCACCAGGCAGGCTTCGAAGCCGGGCTGATGAAAGTCGTCCGGAGCCAGGTGGAGCAGAACGCCCGTCGGCTCAAGGTCGGCAACGACAAGCTCGAGAAGGACGACATCCTCGCGGGGCTCACGGTCGTTCTCACGGTGCGCCTGCCGGAGCCGCAGTTCGAGGGCCAGACGAAGGAGATCCTCGGTACGCCGGCGGTGCGCCAGATCGTCGCCAACGTGGTCTCGCGCGAGCTGACGGCGAAGTTCACCTCCACGAAGCGCGACGACAAGAATCAGACCGCGCAGCTACTGGAGAAGGTCGTCTCGGAGATGAAGGCGCGTATCTCCGCGCGCACCCACAAGGAGACGCAGCGCCGGAAGTCCGCGCTCGAGTCCTCGTCCCTGCCCGCGAAGCTGGCGGACTGCCGGACGAACGAGGTCGCCGACTCCGAGCTGTTCATCGTCGAGGGCGACTCCGCCCTCGGTACCGCGAAGTTGGCCCGCAACAGCGAGTACCAGGCTCTGCTGCCGATCCGAGGCAAGATCCTCAACGTGCAGAAGGCATCGATCAGCGACATGCTGTCCAACGCCGAATGCGCGGCGATCATCCAGGTGATCGGCGCCGGCTCCGGCCGCTCCTTCGACATCGACGCCGCACGCTACGGCAAGGTCATCCTGATGAGCGACGCCGATGTCGACGGAGCCCACATCCGCACCCTTCTGCTCACGCTCTTCTTCCGTTACATGCGTCCGCTGGTCGAGGCCGGACGCGTCTACGCTGCCGTGCCGCCCCTGCACCGCGTGGTCGTGATGAACCCGGGCACGAAGCCGAACGAGACGATCTACACGTACAGCGAGAAGGAGCTGCACGCCCTGCTGGCGAAGCTGCAGAAGGCCGGTAAGCGCTGGCAGGAGCCCGTGCAGCGTTACAAGGGTCTGGGCGAGATGGACGCCGATCAGCTCGCCACCACGACGATGGACCGCGCCGGTCGCATGCTCCGACGCGTGACCGTGGAGGACGCGAATGCGGCCACCCGGGCGAACGAGTCCTTCGAGCTCCTCATGGGTAACGAAGTGGCCCCGCGCCGCGACTTCATCGTGACCTCGAGCGACCGGCTCTCGCGCGAGTCCATCGACGCCTGA
- a CDS encoding DUF7455 domain-containing protein: protein MSTTSTPTEQSAVLEHRLTAADRCDSCGAQAYIAAEVNGSELLFCAHHGRKYEEKLRAVATSWHDETARLVDAV, encoded by the coding sequence ATGAGCACGACGTCGACACCCACCGAGCAGTCCGCCGTTCTGGAACACCGGTTGACTGCCGCCGACCGCTGCGACTCGTGCGGAGCGCAGGCCTACATCGCCGCCGAGGTGAACGGCAGCGAGCTGCTGTTCTGCGCACACCACGGCCGCAAGTACGAAGAGAAGCTCCGCGCCGTGGCCACCAGCTGGCACGACGAGACCGCTCGCCTGGTCGACGCGGTCTGA
- a CDS encoding alanine racemase yields MSSVLHVDLDRLARNIAVVRDRVAPAALMLVVKDDAYGHGVSQVVRRAVAEGVGWIGAFDVATALEVRGAVGREPRIFVWMIAGESAILSALDADLDLGVGDADLLEDVADAARARGVRARIHLKVDTGLHRNGIRPEEWTDAVNRVVALAGEGVVELSGIWSHIAEASDDEDDLSRAAFEQAVAAATAAGLERPLRHLAASAASSARAEFRYDLVRVGAFCYGIRPAGGPADAELGIAPIGSWDAEVLSVDGDRVRIDVGALDGLVSALAGRVDVMTPAGPRRLVAVDEVSATVSGWDGARAGDRVRIYGTDAASPTDLAETIGTIGEEIALRVSPLVERRYR; encoded by the coding sequence GTGAGTTCCGTGCTGCACGTTGACCTCGACCGGCTTGCTCGCAACATCGCCGTCGTGCGCGATCGCGTGGCACCCGCCGCACTCATGCTCGTGGTCAAGGACGACGCGTACGGGCACGGGGTGTCGCAGGTGGTGCGCCGCGCCGTGGCCGAGGGCGTCGGCTGGATCGGCGCGTTCGATGTCGCGACCGCGCTCGAGGTACGAGGCGCTGTCGGACGGGAGCCGCGCATCTTCGTCTGGATGATCGCGGGCGAGAGTGCGATCCTCTCGGCGCTCGATGCGGATCTCGACCTCGGTGTCGGCGACGCGGATCTCCTCGAGGACGTTGCGGATGCGGCCCGAGCGCGCGGTGTTCGCGCCCGCATCCACCTGAAGGTCGACACGGGTCTGCACCGCAACGGCATCCGGCCGGAGGAGTGGACGGATGCGGTGAACCGCGTCGTCGCTCTGGCGGGGGAAGGCGTCGTGGAACTCTCCGGAATATGGAGCCACATCGCCGAGGCGTCCGACGACGAGGACGATCTCTCGCGGGCGGCTTTCGAACAGGCGGTCGCTGCTGCGACGGCTGCGGGACTCGAGCGCCCGCTCCGTCATCTCGCCGCGAGCGCGGCGTCGTCGGCCCGCGCGGAGTTCCGGTACGACCTCGTCCGGGTGGGGGCGTTCTGCTACGGAATCCGCCCCGCGGGCGGTCCGGCCGACGCCGAGCTGGGAATCGCGCCCATCGGCTCATGGGACGCCGAGGTGCTCTCCGTCGACGGCGACCGGGTGCGCATCGATGTGGGAGCGCTCGACGGGCTGGTCTCGGCGCTGGCGGGACGTGTTGACGTCATGACGCCGGCGGGCCCCCGGCGCCTGGTGGCGGTGGATGAGGTCAGCGCGACGGTCAGCGGATGGGACGGCGCGCGAGCGGGCGACAGGGTTCGCATCTATGGCACGGATGCGGCGAGCCCCACCGATCTGGCCGAGACGATCGGCACGATCGGCGAGGAGATCGCGCTGCGGGTATCGCCGCTGGTGGAGCGGCGATACCGCTGA
- a CDS encoding alanine racemase, whose translation MSDDGAPVARIRTSAIVVNVRSAGVVAPVVDLRRDAYGHGLLATAAALRAQTDAVLLIDDVAGLAERDRTVTVGSATLAPDVVFGWDRTLPAMTLIGTVLSTKALRAGEGVSYGYSHRAPVDTRVALVTGGYAQGVVRELGNRAHVVIGGASHPIVGRVAMDVCVVDIGDAPVARGDRAVFFGDDAPRVADWARATGWRADEIATAVGLRARREETA comes from the coding sequence ATGAGCGACGACGGCGCACCCGTAGCGCGCATCCGCACGTCGGCCATCGTGGTCAACGTGCGATCGGCCGGCGTCGTCGCGCCGGTCGTCGATCTTCGCCGCGACGCCTACGGCCACGGTCTGCTGGCGACCGCCGCCGCTCTGCGCGCCCAGACGGACGCGGTGCTGCTCATCGACGACGTCGCAGGACTCGCGGAGCGCGATCGCACGGTGACGGTGGGATCTGCGACCCTCGCTCCGGACGTCGTCTTCGGGTGGGATCGGACGCTTCCCGCGATGACACTGATCGGCACCGTGCTCTCCACCAAGGCGCTGCGCGCCGGCGAGGGTGTCTCCTACGGCTACAGCCACCGCGCGCCCGTGGATACACGCGTGGCGCTCGTCACGGGTGGCTACGCGCAGGGCGTGGTTCGTGAGCTCGGCAATCGAGCGCACGTCGTGATCGGCGGCGCCTCGCATCCGATCGTGGGCCGCGTCGCAATGGATGTGTGCGTCGTCGACATCGGTGACGCACCGGTCGCACGCGGGGATCGGGCGGTGTTCTTCGGCGACGACGCACCGCGTGTCGCCGACTGGGCGCGCGCGACGGGATGGCGCGCGGACGAGATCGCGACCGCGGTGGGACTGCGGGCCCGGCGGGAGGAGACGGCGTGA
- a CDS encoding type 1 glutamine amidotransferase, which yields MTTLRIVQLYPDLLGVTGDRGNVEVLAARASLAGHGSEVTLVDPGEDAPADADIIVIGNGPLSALRVVRDDLASRREWLTALIGAGAVVLAVGGGSELLSEGIDLVDGTHLDGLGLIPARVGRTKQRRVGYVVADTSDGKLIGFEDHASLWRLGDPAIAYGTVTAGNGGIEGGFETVRMGSVYATNVQGPVLPLNPDLADALLTQAFSRRDAQYSPGPAHAEIDAHARAARAEIERLAVDKRFTAIQL from the coding sequence ATGACGACGCTGCGAATCGTTCAGCTCTACCCTGATCTGCTCGGCGTGACGGGCGATCGCGGGAACGTGGAGGTCCTCGCCGCACGTGCGTCGTTGGCCGGCCATGGGTCGGAGGTGACTCTCGTCGACCCCGGCGAGGACGCACCGGCGGACGCCGACATCATCGTGATCGGCAACGGTCCGCTCTCGGCGCTGCGTGTGGTGCGCGACGACCTCGCGAGCCGTCGAGAGTGGCTCACGGCGCTCATCGGAGCGGGTGCGGTCGTGCTGGCCGTGGGCGGAGGGTCAGAGCTGCTCTCCGAGGGCATCGACCTCGTCGACGGCACGCACCTCGACGGCCTCGGACTCATCCCGGCCCGCGTGGGACGTACGAAGCAGCGCCGGGTGGGTTATGTCGTCGCGGACACCAGCGACGGAAAGCTCATCGGATTCGAAGACCACGCGTCGCTGTGGCGCTTGGGTGACCCCGCCATCGCCTACGGCACCGTGACCGCCGGCAACGGCGGGATCGAGGGCGGGTTCGAAACCGTGCGCATGGGCTCGGTCTACGCGACGAACGTGCAGGGCCCGGTGCTGCCACTCAACCCCGACCTGGCCGATGCGCTGCTCACGCAGGCGTTCTCCCGTCGCGACGCGCAGTACTCGCCCGGTCCCGCGCACGCCGAGATCGATGCGCACGCGCGCGCGGCACGTGCGGAGATCGAGCGCCTGGCTGTCGACAAGCGCTTCACCGCGATCCAGCTCTGA
- a CDS encoding MurT ligase domain-containing protein gives MSGSIRYVPAVLAGKAARFATRLRGGGSAFPGYLANRLAPTLLSSLAAQFPYGVVFVLGSNGKTTTTHMVSEVLRAHGLRVFTNPTGANLPQGVTSALLAEATPTGKVRADVAVLEVDEGYAADLADILSPRVIVALNVQVDQLYRFYETERVADMMLDAATRASVRVVVNRDDPYLSKIDAAALRSPVSFFGASREVVAASAHGLNNAADTRSGTVGALDHPAESEVTAVTGRNVEITLDGRPIAVTLPARGLHYAVDAAAAISTARHVLGEAFRADAAAAGFSQMTPAYGRGELVPLRRDRSGEQVEFVMFKNGPSLQLNVDALDGAPERVLMAIDEGTPDVSWLYDVDLSAFDHVDVVTGEKAHQIATRLAYAGIPIGVVEPDMEKAVELMRAFAPTAAGRQIWFVNYELMMIGRRILGYGDQEVARR, from the coding sequence GTGAGCGGCAGCATCCGTTATGTCCCCGCGGTGCTCGCAGGCAAGGCCGCCCGCTTCGCCACGCGTCTGCGTGGTGGCGGGTCGGCCTTCCCGGGCTACCTCGCCAACCGTCTTGCGCCGACCCTGCTGAGCAGCCTCGCGGCGCAGTTCCCGTACGGCGTGGTCTTCGTCCTCGGCTCCAACGGGAAGACGACGACCACGCACATGGTCAGCGAGGTGCTGCGCGCCCACGGACTTCGCGTGTTCACCAACCCGACCGGCGCGAATCTGCCCCAGGGAGTCACCAGCGCGCTCCTGGCCGAAGCGACCCCCACCGGCAAGGTCCGGGCCGACGTGGCCGTGCTCGAGGTGGACGAAGGGTACGCGGCGGATCTCGCCGACATCCTGTCACCCCGCGTCATCGTCGCGCTCAACGTGCAGGTCGACCAGCTCTATCGCTTCTACGAGACCGAGCGGGTCGCCGACATGATGCTCGACGCAGCGACCCGTGCATCCGTGCGCGTGGTGGTCAACCGCGACGACCCGTACCTCAGCAAGATCGACGCCGCCGCGCTGCGGTCTCCGGTCTCGTTCTTCGGCGCTTCCCGCGAGGTCGTCGCCGCGTCGGCACACGGACTGAACAACGCCGCCGACACGCGCAGCGGTACGGTCGGCGCTCTCGACCATCCGGCCGAGAGCGAGGTCACCGCGGTGACCGGTCGCAATGTCGAGATCACGCTCGACGGCCGGCCGATCGCCGTGACGCTGCCGGCTCGCGGGCTCCACTATGCGGTGGATGCGGCGGCCGCGATCAGCACTGCTCGTCACGTCCTTGGTGAGGCCTTTCGGGCAGACGCTGCTGCAGCGGGCTTCTCCCAGATGACGCCGGCCTACGGCCGAGGTGAGCTCGTGCCGCTGCGCCGCGACCGTTCGGGTGAGCAGGTCGAGTTCGTGATGTTCAAGAACGGCCCGAGTCTCCAGCTCAACGTCGACGCGCTCGACGGTGCTCCCGAGCGCGTCCTCATGGCCATCGACGAAGGCACCCCGGACGTGTCCTGGCTCTACGACGTCGATCTCAGTGCGTTCGACCACGTGGATGTCGTCACGGGGGAGAAGGCACACCAGATCGCGACGCGACTCGCCTACGCGGGCATCCCGATCGGGGTCGTCGAACCCGATATGGAGAAGGCCGTCGAGCTCATGCGAGCCTTCGCTCCCACCGCGGCCGGCCGGCAGATCTGGTTCGTGAACTACGAGCTCATGATGATCGGTCGCCGCATCCTCGGCTACGGCGACCAGGAGGTGGCGCGACGATGA
- a CDS encoding RNA polymerase sigma factor, whose product MTPGTKTESRSRKTATPGDEEVVDTATETAAPAKKAPAKKAPAKKAPAKKAPAKKKAAADDEEEFEDDVDVDVEVDDSDDAEEGDEQQPAGEKKSAKASDDDADDEDGENTKPAFSEPLPTGAIVISSSDEDDVPVYSTQITGATADPVKDYLKQIGKVPLLNAAEEVELAMRIEAGLFAEEKLSKMSAAEKSTQLGLDLQWVARDGQRAKSHLLGANLRLVVSLAKRYTGRGMQFLDLIQEGNLGLIRAVEKFDYTKGFKFSTYATWWIRQAITRAMADQARTIRIPVHMVEVINKLARVQRQMLQDLGREPTPEELSRELDMTPEKVIEVQKYGREPISLHTPLGEDGDSEFGDLIEDTEAVVPADAVGFTMLQRQLESLLDSLSEREAGVIRMRFGLGDGQPKTLDQIGDTFGVTRERIRQIESKTMAKLRHPSRSQSLRDYLE is encoded by the coding sequence GTGACTCCTGGCACGAAGACCGAATCCCGCTCGCGGAAGACCGCGACGCCGGGTGACGAGGAGGTCGTCGACACGGCGACCGAGACCGCGGCGCCGGCCAAGAAGGCGCCCGCGAAGAAGGCTCCGGCCAAGAAGGCCCCGGCGAAGAAGGCGCCCGCCAAGAAGAAGGCAGCCGCCGACGACGAGGAAGAGTTCGAGGACGACGTCGACGTGGACGTCGAGGTCGATGACAGCGACGACGCCGAAGAGGGCGACGAGCAGCAGCCGGCGGGCGAGAAGAAGAGCGCCAAGGCGTCCGACGACGATGCCGACGACGAAGACGGTGAGAACACCAAGCCCGCCTTCAGCGAGCCGCTTCCCACCGGCGCCATCGTCATCTCCTCGAGCGACGAGGACGACGTTCCGGTCTACTCGACGCAGATCACCGGCGCCACCGCGGACCCGGTCAAGGACTACCTGAAGCAGATCGGTAAGGTCCCGCTGTTGAACGCGGCCGAAGAGGTCGAGCTCGCCATGCGGATCGAGGCGGGTCTGTTCGCCGAAGAGAAGCTGTCGAAGATGTCGGCGGCCGAGAAGTCGACGCAGCTCGGCCTCGACCTGCAGTGGGTCGCCCGCGACGGGCAGCGCGCCAAGAGCCACCTGCTGGGTGCCAACCTGCGTCTGGTCGTGTCGCTCGCGAAGCGCTACACCGGACGCGGCATGCAGTTCCTGGACCTCATCCAGGAGGGCAACCTCGGCCTCATCCGCGCCGTGGAGAAGTTCGACTACACCAAGGGCTTCAAGTTCTCGACCTACGCGACGTGGTGGATCCGTCAGGCCATCACCCGCGCCATGGCCGACCAGGCGCGCACCATCCGCATCCCGGTGCACATGGTCGAGGTCATCAACAAGCTGGCTCGCGTGCAGCGTCAGATGCTCCAGGACCTCGGCCGCGAGCCCACGCCCGAGGAGCTCAGCCGCGAGCTCGACATGACCCCCGAGAAGGTCATCGAGGTGCAGAAGTACGGCCGTGAGCCGATCTCCCTGCACACGCCGCTGGGTGAAGACGGCGACAGCGAGTTCGGTGACCTCATCGAGGACACCGAGGCCGTGGTCCCCGCCGACGCGGTGGGCTTCACGATGCTGCAGCGTCAGCTCGAGTCCCTGCTGGACTCCCTGAGCGAGCGCGAGGCGGGCGTCATCCGCATGCGCTTCGGTCTCGGCGACGGCCAGCCCAAGACCCTCGACCAGATCGGCGACACGTTCGGTGTGACGCGCGAGCGGATCCGTCAGATCGAATCGAAGACCATGGCGAAGCTGCGGCACCCCAGCCGCTCGCAGTCGCTGCGCGACTACCTGGAGTGA
- a CDS encoding proteasome assembly chaperone family protein, producing the protein MSWNPPLYVSVDDAPAVPAGLPLVILLTGFTDAGSAVSQSIGYLRDEASPAVLLRFENDVLLDYRARRPQITFDADHLTDYRPARLELSLAYDALSRPFLLLAGYEPDFAWEGFVDAVVGAATAFAVSSVTWVHAIGMPVPHTRPLGTTVSGNRAALTEAHSVWKPRTTVPATVGHLLEYRFVASGHSVAGFVLLVPHYLSDTEYPASAITALDSITAATGLVFAVDDLREQNEDFLSKVGEQVGASDELTTMLTGLEERYDAYMAGATMATPLLHEADLPSADEIAAELERFLANGSHDDDQRGPSFG; encoded by the coding sequence ATGTCCTGGAACCCGCCGCTGTACGTGAGCGTCGATGACGCGCCCGCGGTGCCCGCCGGGTTGCCGCTCGTGATCCTGCTGACGGGTTTCACGGATGCGGGTTCCGCCGTGTCCCAGTCGATCGGGTATCTGCGCGATGAGGCGAGCCCCGCCGTCCTGCTGCGCTTCGAGAACGACGTCCTGCTCGACTACCGCGCGCGCAGACCACAGATCACCTTCGACGCCGACCACCTCACGGACTACCGTCCGGCACGTCTCGAACTCTCGCTGGCCTACGACGCGCTCTCGCGTCCGTTCCTCCTGCTGGCCGGTTATGAGCCCGACTTCGCGTGGGAGGGGTTCGTCGACGCGGTCGTGGGTGCGGCGACGGCTTTCGCCGTCTCGTCGGTCACGTGGGTGCACGCGATCGGTATGCCGGTGCCGCACACGCGCCCCTTGGGCACGACGGTGTCGGGAAACCGGGCGGCCCTCACCGAGGCGCACTCGGTCTGGAAGCCGCGCACGACCGTGCCCGCGACGGTCGGGCATCTGCTCGAGTACCGTTTCGTCGCCTCCGGTCACTCCGTCGCCGGATTCGTCCTGTTGGTCCCGCACTACCTCAGCGACACCGAGTACCCCGCATCCGCCATCACCGCGCTCGACAGCATCACGGCCGCCACCGGTCTGGTCTTCGCTGTCGACGACCTGCGCGAGCAGAACGAGGACTTCCTGTCGAAGGTCGGCGAGCAGGTGGGTGCGAGCGACGAACTCACCACGATGCTCACGGGCCTTGAGGAGCGTTACGACGCCTACATGGCGGGTGCGACGATGGCCACGCCTCTCCTGCACGAGGCGGATCTGCCCAGCGCGGACGAGATCGCGGCGGAGCTGGAACGCTTCCTCGCCAACGGCTCCCATGACGACGATCAACGAGGACCGAGTTTCGGCTGA
- a CDS encoding leucyl aminopeptidase yields MPFPDLHFTSAPLTDSTADALLLALPPLDDAFYDDGLGQAMRDTLDAVGFTGAPGSVQRVVLPGAAELPSIPVAVVGTGAAPDGGALRFAAGAGVRTLVGFASLSLAAPSVTGGARELAEGAGLGGYRFAGYKSSTGKTRAATVTVHADGSEADLAAARATASAAAVVKDLVSTPAEWLGPADLANQAAELVAGLPITVEVYDEVRLREEGFGGILGVGQGSDRPPRLVRLDYSPTDAKRHIALVGKGITFDTGGLSLKPAASMVGMKYDMCGAATVLAVVRAAAQLAADARVTAWLCVADNMPSGRATRPGDVLRMADGTTVEVLNTDAEGRLVLGDGLVAASRENPDLIIDVATLTGAITVALGNRLTGVMGSDDAVAEYLESAERVSELSWRLPLPAHMEEELDSPIADMVNAKIGDPAAGSLFAGLFLQRFVGRTDGPESPRIPWVHLDIAGVGMNKGAGYGFTDKGPTAATVRSLIDLVAGSSR; encoded by the coding sequence ATGCCGTTCCCGGATCTGCACTTCACCTCGGCCCCTCTCACCGACAGCACCGCGGACGCGCTGCTGTTGGCGCTGCCTCCGCTCGACGACGCGTTCTACGACGACGGGCTCGGCCAGGCGATGCGCGACACATTGGATGCGGTGGGCTTCACCGGTGCCCCCGGGTCCGTGCAGCGCGTGGTGCTGCCCGGAGCGGCGGAGCTTCCCTCCATCCCCGTCGCCGTCGTCGGCACCGGCGCCGCCCCCGATGGCGGGGCGTTGCGCTTCGCCGCGGGCGCGGGCGTCCGCACACTCGTCGGCTTCGCCTCGCTCTCGCTCGCCGCACCGTCCGTCACCGGCGGGGCACGCGAGCTCGCGGAGGGCGCGGGCCTCGGCGGCTATCGTTTCGCGGGCTACAAGAGCTCCACGGGCAAGACCCGCGCCGCGACGGTGACCGTGCACGCCGACGGATCCGAGGCCGACCTCGCCGCCGCGCGGGCGACCGCATCCGCCGCCGCCGTCGTGAAAGACCTCGTGTCCACGCCCGCCGAGTGGCTGGGCCCGGCCGATCTGGCGAACCAGGCCGCCGAGCTGGTCGCTGGTCTCCCCATCACGGTCGAGGTCTACGACGAGGTGCGGCTTCGCGAAGAGGGCTTCGGCGGGATCCTCGGCGTCGGCCAGGGCTCCGACCGTCCGCCGCGACTCGTCCGCCTCGATTACTCCCCCACCGACGCGAAGCGGCACATCGCGCTCGTCGGCAAGGGCATCACGTTCGACACCGGCGGCCTCTCACTCAAGCCCGCCGCGTCCATGGTCGGGATGAAGTACGACATGTGCGGCGCCGCGACCGTCCTCGCCGTCGTCCGGGCGGCGGCCCAGCTCGCCGCGGATGCCCGCGTGACGGCCTGGCTCTGCGTCGCCGACAACATGCCTTCCGGCCGTGCGACCCGCCCGGGCGACGTCCTGCGGATGGCCGACGGAACGACGGTCGAAGTACTCAACACGGATGCGGAGGGCCGCCTCGTCCTGGGCGACGGCCTCGTCGCGGCCAGCCGTGAGAACCCCGATCTGATCATCGATGTCGCCACTCTGACGGGCGCCATCACCGTCGCGCTCGGAAACCGACTCACCGGCGTCATGGGTTCCGATGACGCCGTCGCCGAGTACCTCGAGTCAGCGGAGCGGGTCTCCGAGCTCTCCTGGCGTCTGCCGCTGCCCGCGCACATGGAAGAAGAGCTCGACTCCCCGATCGCCGACATGGTCAACGCCAAGATCGGCGACCCCGCGGCGGGCTCGTTGTTCGCCGGCCTCTTCCTGCAGCGGTTCGTCGGCCGCACCGACGGCCCCGAATCACCGCGCATCCCCTGGGTGCACCTGGACATCGCGGGCGTCGGAATGAACAAGGGCGCGGGCTACGGCTTCACCGACAAGGGGCCCACCGCCGCCACCGTTCGCAGCCTCATCGACCTCGTCGCCGGATCCTCCCGGTGA